From the genome of candidate division KSB1 bacterium, one region includes:
- a CDS encoding PorV/PorQ family protein: protein MKKISICIAMIWAMVIWLTVPGHGQKVQKLAQTGMKFLNVTTDARISGMADAVTAVEGYSTAMFLNPSAMAEMPHFADISFGKVDWIADIKYFYGSAAFSPWSGRYGVIGFTILSVDYGDMIGTIRDDNAANELGYVETGSFSPTALAFGIGYSKALSSKFSVGGNVKYVFQNMGSSIVGLVGAASDANYTRKSYSASVAAFDFGVLYKTGFRSLNIGMCIRNFSKEVRYEDESFQLPLIFRIGAAMDLLDIYPFMSKEYSSLLFSVDATHPRDYPEQINVGLEYLVFKTFSIRAGYSAPNDEYGFTTGIGFQQALKNYRLAVDYAYTPFGAFNAVHRLSAHFSL, encoded by the coding sequence ATGAAAAAAATCAGCATTTGCATAGCGATGATTTGGGCCATGGTGATCTGGCTGACTGTGCCAGGGCATGGTCAAAAAGTTCAAAAGTTAGCGCAGACTGGCATGAAGTTCCTTAATGTTACGACAGATGCCAGGATTAGCGGGATGGCAGATGCAGTGACCGCGGTAGAAGGATATTCGACAGCGATGTTCTTGAACCCATCGGCTATGGCAGAGATGCCCCATTTCGCCGATATCTCTTTTGGCAAAGTCGACTGGATTGCGGACATCAAGTATTTTTATGGCAGCGCGGCGTTTAGTCCTTGGAGCGGTCGCTATGGCGTCATTGGGTTCACGATTTTATCCGTAGATTATGGGGATATGATTGGAACCATTCGTGATGATAACGCGGCCAATGAATTGGGGTACGTTGAAACTGGAAGTTTCAGTCCAACAGCCCTGGCGTTTGGCATCGGCTATTCTAAGGCCCTCTCCAGCAAATTTTCTGTGGGCGGCAATGTCAAATATGTGTTCCAGAATATGGGGAGCAGCATCGTGGGCCTGGTTGGTGCTGCTTCAGATGCAAATTATACTCGAAAAAGCTATTCCGCTTCAGTGGCGGCTTTCGACTTCGGGGTGCTTTATAAAACCGGCTTTCGTAGTTTGAATATCGGCATGTGTATCCGAAATTTCTCTAAAGAGGTCCGATATGAGGATGAAAGCTTTCAATTGCCCCTAATTTTCCGAATCGGCGCAGCCATGGATCTGCTGGATATTTATCCGTTCATGAGCAAGGAGTATAGTTCCTTGTTGTTTAGCGTCGATGCCACGCATCCGAGAGATTATCCAGAACAGATCAATGTGGGATTGGAGTATCTGGTGTTCAAGACATTTTCGATCCGTGCTGGCTATTCCGCTCCGAATGATGAATATGGGTTCACCACTGGAATTGGGTTTCAACAGGCGCTCAAAAATTATCGCTTAGCTGTGGATTATGCATACACGCCGTTCGGCGCTTTCAATGCGGTCCATCGCCTGTCCGCCCATTTCTCTTTATAA